In Callithrix jacchus isolate 240 chromosome 18, calJac240_pri, whole genome shotgun sequence, one DNA window encodes the following:
- the CRCT1 gene encoding cysteine-rich C-terminal protein 1 translates to MSSQQSAASAKGFSKGSSQGPAPCQAPAPTPAPASSSSCCGGGCCGSDGGCCGSDGGCCGSSSTSCCCFPRRRRRQRGRGCCCCGGGSQRSQRSNNQGSGCCSGC, encoded by the coding sequence ATGTCTTCTCAGCAGAGCGCCGCTTCCGCCAAAGGCTTTTCCAAGGGGTCGTCCCAGGGCCCGGCTCCGTGCCAGGCCCCGGCGCCCACCCCGGcgcccgcctcctcctcctcctgctgcggGGGCGGCTGCTGCGGCTCGGACGGGGGCTGCTGCGGCTCCGACGGGGGCTGCTGTGGCTCCAGCTccaccagctgctgctgcttcccaaGGAGGCGCCGCCGGCAGCGGGGTcgcggctgctgctgctgcgggGGCGGCAGCCAGAGGTCCCAGCGCTCCAACAACCAGGGCTCTGGCTGCTGCTCCGGCTGCTGA